In a genomic window of Candidatus Thermoplasmatota archaeon:
- a CDS encoding heavy metal translocating P-type ATPase, producing the protein MARPQKSKQEATVRIKGMHCATCADTVKEALMSLEGVEEVRVNLVTEKATFVYDPKAVSMDDVEKTIKESGYDLARDEITLTIGGMHCATCAISVQDALKELPGVRDARVNFALGKATVDYDSSMASESDMKKAVEESGYKVLEVQGVMAEQAARAEELKEIWNTLVFAAVLSVPVAAMSMTYDVWPKGLIDETLRNIVLLVLATPVQFYAGLRYYRGTYWAFRNRRANMDTLVVMGTTAAWVYSMVVTLFPGQVSSSNVYFDTSAVIITLVLAGKYLELKSRGATSESIVKLMNLQPPMAVAIKDGAEVEIGVEDLVEGDVVLVKPGERVPVDGVVVVGESAIDESLVTGESIPSEKSVGSQVTGGTVNLGGVLKIKATRVGRNTTLAQIVKLVEDAQSTKAPIERVADTVAGYFVPIVMTVAIFTFLFWYFIGSGQWDVGDRLTFALTAFVAVLVIACPCALGLATPTAIVVGTGRGAQMGVLIKDATALETAHRLTTVIFDKTGTLTRGEPRVVKTELGSAKDEKELLLLAGSAEKGSEHVLSRAVIAAAEGAGVTLETPDVSSVVAGEGVTAKVNGHDVLVGNRRMIERLGADLGLLNAKMESMENEGMTVMACVSEGAVLGLIGVADTLKPAASEALSGLKGLGLRIVMLTGDNERTARAIAKQAGIDEFRAQVLPADKAGVVKAFQERGEVVAMVGDGINDAPALAQADIGIALGTGTDIALESGNIVLIGEDLKGVVTAIKLSRRTFAKIRQNLFWALFYNIAAIPIAAGLLFPLTNWLLSPMIAAGAMAFSSVSVVTNASLLRSFRP; encoded by the coding sequence TTGGCAAGACCCCAGAAATCCAAGCAGGAGGCTACAGTCAGAATCAAAGGAATGCACTGTGCCACTTGCGCTGACACGGTCAAGGAGGCCCTGATGTCGCTAGAGGGCGTCGAGGAAGTTAGAGTGAACCTCGTGACAGAGAAGGCGACATTCGTCTACGACCCCAAGGCCGTTTCCATGGACGATGTGGAGAAGACCATCAAGGAATCCGGATACGATTTGGCGAGGGATGAGATCACCCTCACTATTGGGGGCATGCACTGCGCGACATGCGCTATTTCTGTCCAAGATGCTCTGAAAGAGTTACCGGGCGTCAGGGATGCCAGAGTGAACTTCGCGCTCGGAAAGGCGACAGTCGACTACGACTCGTCAATGGCCTCCGAATCGGATATGAAGAAGGCAGTGGAGGAATCTGGCTACAAGGTCCTCGAGGTACAAGGCGTCATGGCCGAGCAGGCTGCACGTGCGGAGGAGCTCAAGGAGATCTGGAACACCTTGGTGTTCGCAGCAGTGTTGAGCGTACCCGTTGCCGCAATGTCGATGACCTATGACGTTTGGCCCAAAGGGCTGATAGACGAGACCCTGAGGAACATCGTCCTGTTAGTCCTTGCAACACCTGTCCAGTTCTATGCCGGCCTTAGGTACTATAGGGGAACCTACTGGGCTTTCAGAAACCGAAGAGCAAACATGGACACGCTGGTCGTCATGGGCACAACAGCGGCGTGGGTTTATAGCATGGTCGTTACACTGTTCCCTGGCCAAGTCAGCTCCTCAAACGTCTATTTTGACACTTCCGCAGTCATTATCACGCTGGTCCTTGCCGGCAAGTATCTTGAGCTCAAATCGAGAGGAGCCACGTCCGAATCCATCGTCAAGCTGATGAACCTTCAACCCCCGATGGCCGTGGCAATCAAGGATGGCGCAGAGGTCGAGATTGGAGTCGAGGATCTCGTCGAGGGAGACGTGGTCCTCGTCAAGCCCGGGGAGAGGGTCCCGGTAGACGGAGTCGTAGTCGTAGGCGAGTCCGCAATAGACGAATCTCTCGTCACTGGCGAATCGATTCCGAGTGAGAAGTCGGTCGGGTCACAGGTCACTGGAGGGACGGTGAACCTGGGAGGAGTGCTGAAGATCAAGGCTACGAGGGTGGGAAGGAACACCACCTTGGCCCAGATAGTCAAATTGGTCGAGGACGCCCAGAGCACCAAGGCGCCAATCGAAAGGGTCGCTGACACAGTGGCTGGATATTTCGTGCCGATCGTGATGACGGTGGCCATCTTCACATTCCTGTTCTGGTACTTCATCGGGTCCGGTCAATGGGATGTCGGCGACAGACTGACTTTCGCGCTCACCGCTTTCGTGGCCGTGCTCGTGATCGCATGTCCGTGCGCTTTGGGCCTGGCCACTCCCACCGCGATCGTGGTCGGGACTGGGCGCGGCGCGCAGATGGGGGTACTCATAAAGGATGCCACCGCCCTCGAGACAGCACACAGACTGACGACGGTTATCTTCGACAAGACTGGCACTCTGACAAGAGGGGAGCCTAGGGTTGTCAAGACGGAGCTCGGTTCCGCCAAGGACGAGAAAGAGCTCCTTCTTCTTGCCGGGAGCGCAGAGAAGGGCTCGGAACACGTCCTCTCAAGAGCCGTGATCGCGGCAGCGGAAGGTGCTGGAGTCACTCTAGAGACACCGGATGTTTCCAGCGTGGTTGCCGGAGAAGGAGTCACGGCCAAGGTGAACGGCCATGACGTCTTGGTAGGCAACAGACGCATGATTGAACGACTAGGAGCGGACCTCGGCCTGCTCAACGCCAAGATGGAGTCCATGGAAAACGAAGGGATGACAGTGATGGCGTGCGTCTCGGAAGGCGCAGTGCTCGGATTAATAGGTGTTGCAGACACTCTGAAACCGGCAGCCAGTGAGGCGCTGTCAGGGCTGAAGGGGCTAGGGCTGAGAATCGTCATGCTCACCGGTGACAACGAAAGGACCGCTCGGGCGATTGCAAAGCAGGCAGGCATTGACGAATTCAGAGCGCAGGTGCTCCCGGCAGACAAAGCCGGAGTAGTCAAAGCCTTTCAGGAAAGAGGCGAGGTCGTCGCCATGGTGGGGGACGGCATCAACGATGCCCCCGCACTAGCTCAGGCGGACATCGGGATCGCCCTGGGAACGGGTACGGACATCGCGCTCGAATCCGGAAACATCGTCCTCATCGGCGAGGATCTCAAAGGAGTCGTCACCGCCATCAAGCTGAGCAGGCGCACATTCGCAAAGATCAGACAGAATCTGTTCTGGGCGTTGTTCTACAACATAGCAGCCATACCAATAGCCGCGGGGCTGCTCTTCCCACTCACAAACTGGCTCCTCAGTCCAATGATTGCTGCAGGTGCGATGGCCTTTAGCTCAGTGTCCGTGGTCACCAACGCCTCTCTCCTCAGGAGCTTCAGGCCCTGA
- a CDS encoding phosphatase PAP2 family protein, whose protein sequence is MALSYPVFFAIYAISLVVATFAGLLILVGWKDMFIRKTLLSLKYNLVYIVILAAFPLFVQLQDVVERGMSDPGHTSKEIVYTNWIFSLSGGAIRILQDRLDYRLLTDFFIIAYAWVFAYLTYFVPILLLVKDDRLTLRKFAVAIMINYVVLTPFYFLFPVAVSGSHPESGMTPQLYVSTNWGKMVTSVDPLDNDFPSGHVSLSVTAFLVFAYAGVGYRRFTYFLGGATVAIVFSVLYLGIHWPADVFAGFILAVGATVAANTEKVQMTIDRYVRIISLKLFRRPERQVTESKKP, encoded by the coding sequence ATGGCACTCTCTTACCCAGTCTTCTTCGCCATTTATGCGATCAGTCTTGTCGTCGCGACCTTCGCAGGACTGCTCATACTTGTTGGATGGAAGGACATGTTCATCAGGAAGACGCTCCTGTCTCTCAAGTACAACCTTGTCTACATAGTTATCCTCGCAGCCTTCCCCCTGTTCGTGCAACTCCAGGACGTCGTGGAGCGCGGGATGTCGGACCCGGGACACACTTCGAAAGAGATCGTGTACACGAACTGGATTTTCAGCCTCTCTGGAGGCGCCATTAGGATATTGCAGGACAGACTGGACTACAGACTCCTGACGGACTTCTTCATAATCGCATATGCCTGGGTCTTCGCATATCTCACGTACTTCGTCCCCATCCTCCTGCTAGTCAAGGACGACAGATTGACTCTCAGGAAATTCGCGGTGGCCATAATGATCAACTACGTCGTCCTCACACCGTTCTACTTTCTGTTCCCCGTCGCGGTCAGCGGCTCCCATCCGGAGTCCGGAATGACCCCCCAGCTGTACGTGAGCACTAACTGGGGCAAGATGGTCACGAGCGTCGATCCGCTCGACAACGACTTCCCCAGCGGGCATGTGAGCCTCTCCGTGACTGCATTCCTCGTGTTCGCCTATGCGGGGGTGGGTTACAGGAGGTTCACGTACTTCTTGGGAGGCGCAACCGTCGCCATCGTGTTCTCCGTACTCTACCTGGGAATTCACTGGCCGGCGGACGTTTTCGCGGGCTTCATCCTCGCGGTCGGGGCGACAGTGGCAGCAAACACGGAGAAGGTCCAGATGACGATAGATAGATATGTCAGGATTATTTCCTTGAAGCTCTTCAGGCGGCCTGAAAGACAGGTCACTGAGTCGAAGAAGCCTTGA
- a CDS encoding MoaD family protein, translating to MAKRMSSSATSDHMPATSSISGLELASFNTELGAQLIEIMARISVKMFATVREAAGTSECALEADDLTDMVSKLRRSLGPALSKIFDQLDSDPEGLVILVNGFNVDRRNLTTVKFRDGDDVAIFPPVSGG from the coding sequence ATGGCAAAGAGGATGTCATCGTCGGCCACCAGTGACCACATGCCGGCCACCTCTTCCATCAGCGGCCTTGAACTGGCATCATTTAATACAGAGCTAGGCGCTCAACTGATTGAAATCATGGCGAGAATCTCGGTCAAGATGTTCGCAACAGTCCGCGAGGCTGCAGGGACATCGGAATGCGCGCTTGAGGCGGACGACCTCACTGACATGGTCTCGAAGCTGAGGAGGAGCCTCGGGCCTGCCCTGTCCAAGATCTTCGATCAATTGGATTCCGACCCCGAGGGGCTCGTGATCCTTGTTAACGGCTTCAATGTCGATCGGAGAAACCTGACGACCGTGAAATTCCGTGATGGAGATGATGTGGCGATCTTCCCACCAGTGTCAGGCGGCTGA
- a CDS encoding FKBP-type peptidyl-prolyl cis-trans isomerase, with protein MESAHPAKKKRDPKKMLLALIIAGILLSVVAIGYVLVTGRGTSSVATTGGIANGDSVTMNYIGRLPDGSVFDTSLLDVAQDNGRYPKSLTFTLRSNDSYTPFTMTAGNYGSGGTIKGFALGVIGMHVNETKLIEVIPGEGYSVDPDMIRTIDIVQQVPATEVMTVQEFKDAFRTNPILMQTLPHFFWGWNVVVAFNDSGIVTIKHEPIVGQTVYPFGNPSGSTTPLGWPVVVESYDPNGLNGNGMTTVRHIISPSDVYNVKGTDSDGKSFVLSAYNATAGTFQMHRSNSETGYNGELAGRTLFFEVTIVSIKASSTQ; from the coding sequence ATGGAGAGCGCGCATCCGGCCAAGAAAAAGAGAGACCCGAAGAAGATGCTGTTGGCCCTCATCATCGCAGGGATTCTCCTGTCAGTCGTTGCCATCGGCTATGTCCTAGTAACAGGAAGGGGGACATCCAGCGTAGCCACCACGGGCGGGATTGCGAATGGCGACAGTGTCACAATGAACTACATAGGCCGACTTCCCGACGGGAGTGTCTTCGACACCAGCCTGCTCGACGTCGCTCAGGATAACGGACGCTATCCGAAATCGCTCACATTCACACTGAGGTCAAACGACAGCTACACGCCGTTCACGATGACCGCAGGGAACTACGGTTCCGGCGGCACTATCAAAGGGTTCGCCTTGGGAGTGATTGGGATGCATGTGAACGAGACGAAGCTCATCGAGGTCATTCCGGGTGAAGGCTATTCAGTTGATCCTGACATGATCAGGACCATAGACATCGTCCAGCAGGTCCCGGCGACCGAGGTGATGACCGTCCAGGAGTTCAAGGACGCCTTCCGGACGAATCCAATACTCATGCAGACCTTGCCGCACTTCTTCTGGGGATGGAACGTGGTGGTCGCGTTCAATGATAGCGGAATTGTGACAATCAAGCACGAGCCAATCGTTGGACAGACTGTCTATCCGTTCGGGAACCCGAGCGGCTCAACAACCCCCTTGGGATGGCCGGTTGTTGTCGAGTCGTACGACCCGAATGGACTCAACGGCAATGGAATGACGACAGTGAGGCACATCATCTCCCCCTCTGATGTGTACAATGTGAAAGGCACGGACTCCGATGGGAAGAGCTTCGTTCTCTCGGCGTACAACGCGACTGCGGGGACATTCCAGATGCATAGGAGCAACTCTGAAACCGGTTACAACGGCGAGCTCGCAGGTAGGACGCTGTTCTTCGAGGTTACAATCGTATCTATCAAGGCTTCTTCGACTCAGTGA
- a CDS encoding glycosyltransferase, with translation MKIAMFVDSFHPTVDGAVVAMEIAAGGLEKRGHEVIVLAPEVNPIPVTTRPVHYLPSIEFKSYPGYRVVISPSDMLEHLRRERVDIIHSHGIASMAILSLTAARALKLPHVLTFHTMANEAMKYYSPIGINSEIMQKMVWIYLRNLLKRPEIVIAPSAPIKEELEMNGVRMKSCEVVPTGVDCTRFTPERYDKGFLGKYGLAGMRVLLHVGRLSPEKRFDIVLKAVAELGQREPELRLLVVGKGPSADEYKRMAKDLGIKDKVVFAGFLPDDELPVAYASCEALVIASTFETQGLVVLEALASGTPVAGIRYRAIPEFVREGKNGCLFELDTCADAIRRCLRRSESMMLDAVASAREYSVEACTARLEKAYDHAVEILKSMG, from the coding sequence GTGAAGATCGCGATGTTTGTCGACTCCTTCCACCCCACAGTGGACGGAGCTGTCGTTGCGATGGAGATCGCAGCGGGTGGCCTTGAGAAAAGAGGGCACGAGGTCATAGTACTTGCACCAGAGGTGAATCCGATACCGGTTACGACGAGACCCGTCCACTATCTCCCTTCGATAGAATTCAAGTCCTACCCCGGGTACAGGGTCGTCATCTCCCCCTCCGACATGCTCGAGCACCTCAGGAGAGAACGCGTGGACATCATCCATTCGCACGGAATCGCATCGATGGCAATCCTGAGCCTCACGGCCGCAAGGGCCTTGAAACTGCCCCACGTCCTCACGTTCCACACAATGGCGAATGAGGCCATGAAGTACTATTCACCGATAGGCATCAACTCGGAGATCATGCAGAAGATGGTCTGGATATATCTTAGGAACCTGCTGAAGAGGCCGGAGATCGTAATCGCACCCTCAGCCCCGATAAAGGAGGAGTTGGAGATGAACGGCGTCCGGATGAAGTCGTGCGAGGTAGTTCCCACGGGCGTCGACTGCACGAGGTTCACCCCGGAGAGGTACGACAAGGGATTCCTCGGCAAATATGGCCTGGCGGGCATGCGGGTCCTTCTACATGTCGGCCGGCTGTCGCCTGAGAAGCGGTTCGATATCGTCCTGAAAGCGGTTGCGGAGCTCGGACAGAGGGAGCCGGAGCTCAGGCTGCTGGTAGTTGGAAAGGGGCCCTCGGCAGATGAATACAAACGGATGGCCAAAGACCTGGGTATCAAGGACAAGGTGGTCTTTGCCGGTTTTCTTCCCGATGATGAGCTCCCAGTAGCTTACGCCAGCTGCGAAGCGCTTGTGATAGCGTCAACGTTTGAAACTCAGGGTCTTGTGGTGCTGGAAGCTCTCGCCTCTGGCACGCCAGTTGCTGGAATCAGGTACAGGGCCATCCCGGAGTTCGTCCGCGAAGGGAAGAACGGTTGTCTCTTCGAACTGGACACATGCGCTGATGCCATTCGTAGATGCCTCCGCCGGTCCGAATCGATGATGTTGGATGCAGTTGCATCAGCTCGTGAGTATTCTGTGGAAGCTTGCACGGCGAGGCTCGAGAAGGCGTACGATCACGCCGTCGAGATCCTCAAGAGCATGGGATGA